The following proteins come from a genomic window of Trifolium pratense cultivar HEN17-A07 linkage group LG4, ARS_RC_1.1, whole genome shotgun sequence:
- the LOC123924497 gene encoding N-acetyl-alpha-D-glucosaminyl L-malate synthase yields the protein MAKDRSYVFSFQKCCYVVTISSICSIILFLSWTHCCSQCYPPFPYQTTLQNQNQLINLLSYPLAWNNLIFPSNPPPKLLKIALFVKKWPQRSHAGGLERHALTLHLALAKRGHELHIFTTSTTPTFSNHSIIDDLHFHFSKPSPAGYLDQAIVWEQFQLQNSTIRPFDIVHTESVGLRYTRSRYVTNLAVTWHGIAYETIHSDIIQELLRPPQESQTNAMKERTIKVVEEIKFFTNYAHHVATSDHAGDILKRVYMIPEERVHIILNGVDQQVFKPDISKGNEFKKKHGVPDSKSLVIGLAGRLVKDKGHPLMFEALKQIIEENNTFIENSMILVAGDGPWAARYRELGSNVLVLGPLEQGGLASFYNAIDIFVNPTLRAQGLDHTLLEAILSGKPVMATKLASIVGSVIVGNEMGYTFSPTVISLKKALYDSWVGGREILNNKGQVARERGLQLFTATKMVAAYERLFLCISSLDNEDNFCKYHPLGN from the coding sequence ATGGCAAAGGATCGAAGTTATGTATTTAGCTTTCAAAAATGTTGTTACGTTGTCACCATTTCTTCCATTTGCTCTATCATCTTATTCCTTTCTTGGACTCATTGTTGTAGCCAATGCTATCCACCTTTTCCTTACCAAACAACActacaaaatcaaaatcaattaattaatctcCTTTCATATCCTTTAGCATGGAACAATCTAATCTTTCCATCAAACCCACCTCCAAAATTGCTTAAGATTGCACTTTTTGTCAAGAAATGGCCACAAAGATCTCATGCAGGTGGACTTGAACGCCATGCTTTAACACTTCATCTTGCCCTTGCCAAAAGAGGCCATGAACTTCATATATTCACCACTTCAACAACCCCCACTTTCTCAAACCATTCAATCATTGACGATTTACATTTTCACTTCTCGAAACCATCACCTGCTGGTTACCTTGACCAAGCCATAGTTTGGGAGCAATTTCAACTACAAAACTCAACCATTAGACCATTTGACATTGTTCACACCGAAAGTGTTGGCCTTAGGTACACACGATCTCGATATGTCACGAATTTAGCTGTCACATGGCATGGAATTGCATACGAGACTATTCACTCCGACATCATTCAAGAACTTCTAAGACCTCCCCAAGAATCACAAACAAATGCAATGAAAGAAAGAACAATAAAAGTTGTTGAAGAGATCAAGTTCTTCACAAATTACGCTCATCATGTCGCGACAAGTGATCATGCCGGTGATATCCTAAAGCGGGTCTACATGATTCCAGAAGAAAGGGTTCATATTATTCTCAACGGTGTTGATCAACAAGTTTTCAAGCCAGATATTTCCAAAGGAAATGAATTCAAGAAAAAACATGGAGTTCCAGATTCTAAGTCATTGGTGATAGGACTAGCAGGGAGGTTAGTAAAAGACAAGGGACACCCTTTGATGTTTGAAGCCTTAAAGCAAATAATTGAAGAAAACAACACTTTTATAGAGAATAGTATGATTCTAGTAGCTGGAGATGGACCTTGGGCTGCAAGATACAGAGAACTTGGTTCAAATGTATTGGTTTTAGGACCCCTTGAACAAGGTGGCCTTGCTTCATTCTATAATGCTATTGATATTTTTGTAAACCCTACTTTAAGAGCACAAGGTTTGGATCACACTCTTCTAGAAGCTATATTAAGTGGTAAGCCAGTAATGGCTACTAAACTTGCAAGCATTGTAGGGTCTGTAATTGTTGGCAATGAAATGGGTTACACATTTTCTCCAACAGTGATTTCTCTTAAGAAAGCACTATATGATTCATGGGTTGGTGGAAGGGAAATTCTAAATAACAAAGGTCAAGTTGCTAGGGAAAGAGGTTTGCAATTGTTCACTGCTACTAAGATGGTGGCTGCTTATGAGAGGCTTTTTCTTTGCATATCTAGTTTAGATAATGAGGATAATTTTTGTAAATACCATCCATTAGGTAATTAA